A section of the Pseudomonas sp. FP453 genome encodes:
- the ftsX gene encoding permease-like cell division protein FtsX, producing the protein MSATRSPKVSERVAPKPADPQPQKKKKHDEDDGPDFGTLLRAWIESHRASLLDSLRRLGKQPIGSFFTCLVMAVALSLPMGLSLLLNNVERLGGSWQRAAQISLYLNIDASTKEGEGLRDDIKNLPGVADAEYISRDQALEEFQQQSGLGEALKELPQNPLPGVVLVTPNEVDKPALEALRQKLAEMPKVQQAQLDLVWVERLAAILKLGDRFVFGLTVLLVSALLLVIGNTIRLHIENRRTEIEVIKLVGGTDSYVRRPFLYMGALYGFGAGILSWGVLAFGLDWLNDAVVGLAGLYGSDFALAGVPVADGLSLLLGAVLLGYIGAWIAVARHLRELAPK; encoded by the coding sequence ATGAGTGCTACCCGCAGCCCTAAAGTCTCCGAACGCGTGGCGCCGAAACCGGCCGACCCGCAACCGCAGAAAAAGAAAAAACACGACGAAGACGACGGCCCGGATTTCGGCACGCTGCTGCGCGCCTGGATCGAAAGCCACCGCGCCAGCCTGCTGGACAGTCTGCGTCGCCTGGGCAAGCAGCCGATCGGCAGCTTTTTCACCTGCCTGGTGATGGCCGTGGCCCTGAGCCTGCCGATGGGCTTGTCGCTGCTGCTCAATAATGTGGAGCGCCTTGGTGGTTCCTGGCAGCGTGCGGCGCAGATTTCCCTGTACCTCAACATCGATGCCAGCACCAAGGAAGGCGAAGGCCTGCGTGACGACATCAAGAACCTGCCGGGCGTAGCCGATGCCGAGTACATCAGCCGCGACCAGGCCCTTGAGGAGTTCCAGCAACAATCCGGCCTGGGCGAGGCGCTCAAGGAGCTGCCGCAGAACCCGCTGCCGGGCGTGGTGCTGGTGACGCCGAATGAAGTCGACAAGCCCGCACTGGAAGCCCTGCGACAAAAACTCGCAGAGATGCCCAAGGTGCAACAGGCGCAACTTGATCTAGTCTGGGTGGAGCGCCTGGCGGCGATCCTCAAGCTGGGCGACCGCTTCGTGTTCGGCCTGACGGTGCTGTTGGTGTCTGCATTACTTTTGGTGATAGGTAATACCATTCGTCTTCATATTGAAAACCGTCGCACCGAGATAGAAGTGATTAAACTGGTCGGCGGCACGGACAGCTATGTGCGTCGGCCTTTTCTGTACATGGGCGCGCTTTATGGCTTCGGCGCCGGGATTTTGTCCTGGGGCGTGCTGGCGTTTGGCCTGGACTGGCTGAACGACGCGGTTGTCGGGCTGGCTGGCTTGTACGGCAGTGATTTCGCCCTGGCGGGCGTGCCGGTAGCCGATGGTCTGAGTCTCTTGCTTGGCGCGGTGCTGTTGGGGTATATCGGTGCGTGGATTGCGGTCGCTCGTCATTTACGCGAGCTGGCACCGAAGTAG
- the ftsE gene encoding cell division ATP-binding protein FtsE, which translates to MIRFEQVGKRYANGHVGLHELSFRVRRGEFLFVTGHSGAGKSTLLRLLLAMERPTTGKLLLAGQDLATISNAQIPYLRRQIGVVFQNHQLLFDRTVFNNIALPLQILGLSKAEIVKRVDSALERVALSDKTDLYPGDLSTGQQQRVGIARAIVHRPALLLADEPTGNLDPRLAAEIMGVFEDINRLGTSVLIASHDLALIARMRHRMLTLQRGRLIGDGEAGV; encoded by the coding sequence ATGATTCGATTCGAACAGGTCGGTAAACGCTATGCCAACGGGCATGTGGGCTTGCATGAGCTGAGCTTTCGAGTGCGTCGCGGCGAATTCTTGTTTGTCACCGGCCATTCCGGCGCCGGTAAAAGCACCTTGTTGCGCCTGCTGCTGGCCATGGAACGCCCGACCACCGGCAAGCTGCTGCTGGCCGGCCAGGACCTGGCCACCATCAGCAATGCGCAGATTCCGTACCTGCGCCGCCAGATCGGCGTAGTGTTCCAGAACCACCAGTTGCTGTTCGATCGCACGGTGTTCAACAACATTGCCCTGCCATTGCAGATCCTCGGGCTGTCCAAGGCCGAGATCGTCAAGCGCGTGGATTCGGCCCTGGAGCGCGTGGCGCTGTCGGACAAGACCGACCTCTACCCCGGCGACCTGTCCACCGGCCAGCAACAGCGCGTCGGCATTGCCCGCGCCATCGTCCACCGCCCGGCCTTGCTGCTGGCGGACGAACCCACCGGTAACCTCGACCCGCGCTTGGCGGCCGAGATCATGGGCGTGTTCGAAGACATCAACCGTCTGGGCACCAGCGTATTGATCGCCAGTCACGACCTGGCGCTGATCGCCCGCATGCGCCACCGCATGCTGACCCTGCAACGCGGCCGCCTGATCGGTGACGGGGAGGCTGGCGTATGA
- the thiS gene encoding sulfur carrier protein ThiS, with product MRIQLNGEPFELPDGETVAALLTRLDLAGRRVAVELNLDIVPRSQHAETALSEGDQIEVVHAIGGG from the coding sequence ATGCGCATTCAGTTGAACGGCGAACCCTTTGAACTGCCCGACGGCGAAACCGTTGCGGCCCTGCTGACCCGCCTGGACCTGGCCGGGCGTCGCGTCGCAGTGGAGCTCAACCTGGATATCGTCCCGCGCAGCCAGCACGCCGAGACCGCGCTCAGCGAAGGTGACCAGATCGAAGTGGTCCACGCCATCGGCGGCGGCTAG
- the ftsY gene encoding signal recognition particle-docking protein FtsY, which yields MFGSNDDKKTPAAAGEKKGLFGWLRKKPQETVVEQPQVQPEPIPEPIVEAEPVAETPAPVVLPLVEPVLQPVVEVEPEPEPEHKPWPELPVAEEPVALVEDVQAEHIAPPIPAVVEPVAAVVEAAPVVETAVPAVVEPEPVAAETGKTGFFARLKQGLSKTSASIGEGMASLFLGKKVIDDELLEDIETRLLTADVGVEATAVIIQSLTQKVARKQLTDADALYKSLQAELAAMLKPVEAPLVITPNKPFVILVVGVNGAGKTTTIGKLAKKLQSEGKKVMLAAGDTFRAAAVEQLQVWGERNKIPVIAQHTGADSASVIFDAVQAAKARNIDVLIADTAGRLHTKDNLMEELKKVRRVIGKLDADAPHEVLLVLDAGTGQNAISQAKQFNQTVQLTGLALTKLDGTAKGGVIFALAKQFGLPIRYIGVGEGIDDLRTFEAEPFVQALFAERERP from the coding sequence ACCCCAGCTGCGGCTGGCGAGAAGAAAGGCCTGTTCGGATGGCTGCGCAAAAAGCCGCAGGAAACCGTCGTCGAACAGCCACAGGTTCAACCTGAGCCTATTCCTGAGCCCATCGTAGAAGCCGAACCGGTCGCAGAGACCCCGGCACCGGTGGTGTTGCCGCTGGTTGAGCCGGTGTTGCAGCCGGTGGTTGAGGTTGAGCCGGAACCAGAGCCCGAACATAAGCCGTGGCCTGAACTGCCAGTGGCCGAAGAGCCCGTGGCGCTGGTTGAAGACGTCCAGGCTGAACACATCGCACCGCCGATCCCTGCCGTGGTTGAACCGGTAGCCGCAGTGGTTGAAGCCGCACCAGTCGTAGAAACAGCCGTTCCTGCTGTGGTCGAGCCCGAACCCGTCGCCGCCGAAACCGGCAAGACCGGTTTCTTCGCCCGCCTCAAGCAAGGCCTGAGCAAGACCAGCGCCAGCATCGGCGAAGGCATGGCCAGCCTGTTCCTCGGCAAAAAGGTCATTGACGACGAGCTGCTGGAAGACATCGAAACCCGTCTGCTCACCGCCGACGTGGGCGTCGAAGCCACCGCCGTGATCATCCAGAGCCTGACGCAGAAGGTCGCGCGCAAGCAGTTGACCGACGCCGACGCCCTGTACAAATCCCTGCAGGCCGAGCTGGCCGCGATGCTCAAGCCGGTGGAAGCACCGCTGGTGATCACGCCGAACAAGCCGTTCGTGATCCTGGTGGTGGGCGTCAACGGCGCCGGCAAGACCACCACCATCGGCAAGCTGGCGAAGAAGCTGCAATCCGAAGGCAAGAAAGTCATGCTGGCAGCGGGCGACACCTTCCGCGCCGCAGCGGTAGAACAGCTGCAAGTGTGGGGCGAGCGCAACAAGATCCCGGTAATCGCCCAGCACACGGGCGCCGATTCCGCCTCGGTGATCTTCGACGCCGTGCAAGCCGCCAAGGCGCGCAACATTGATGTGCTGATCGCCGATACCGCCGGTCGCCTGCACACCAAAGACAACCTGATGGAAGAACTGAAGAAAGTCCGCCGCGTGATCGGCAAGCTCGACGCAGACGCTCCGCACGAAGTGTTGCTGGTGCTCGACGCCGGCACCGGGCAGAACGCCATCAGCCAGGCCAAACAATTCAACCAGACGGTGCAACTGACCGGCCTGGCATTGACTAAGCTCGACGGCACGGCCAAGGGCGGCGTGATCTTCGCCTTGGCCAAGCAGTTCGGCCTGCCGATTCGTTATATCGGCGTCGGTGAAGGTATCGACGACCTGCGTACCTTTGAAGCCGAACCCTTTGTCCAGGCACTTTTCGCCGAGCGGGAGCGTCCATGA
- the rpoH gene encoding RNA polymerase sigma factor RpoH, with the protein MTTSLQPAYALVPGANLEAYVHTVNSIPLLTPEQERELAESLYYEQDLGAARQMVLAHLRFVVHIARSYSGYGLAQADLIQEGNVGLMKAVKRFNPEMGVRLVSFAVHWIKAEIHEFILRNWRIVKVATTKAQRKLFFNLRSQKKRLAWLNNEEVHRVAESLGVEPREVREMESRLTGHDMAFDPAAEADDDSAFQSPANYLEDNRYDPARQLEDADWSDNSNHNLHEALEVLDDRSRDILYQRWLAEDKATLHDLAQKYNVSAERIRQLEKSAMNKLKLSIAA; encoded by the coding sequence ATGACCACTTCTTTGCAACCTGCTTATGCTCTGGTCCCAGGTGCAAACCTGGAGGCGTATGTGCACACGGTCAACAGCATTCCATTGCTGACGCCCGAGCAGGAGCGTGAACTGGCCGAGAGTCTCTACTATGAGCAGGATTTGGGGGCGGCTCGGCAGATGGTGCTCGCCCACCTGCGTTTTGTCGTACATATCGCCCGTAGCTATAGCGGCTACGGCCTGGCGCAGGCTGACCTGATCCAGGAAGGCAACGTTGGCCTGATGAAGGCGGTGAAACGCTTCAACCCTGAAATGGGTGTGCGCCTGGTGTCGTTTGCCGTGCACTGGATCAAGGCGGAAATCCACGAGTTCATCCTGCGCAACTGGCGCATCGTGAAAGTCGCGACCACCAAGGCCCAGCGCAAACTGTTCTTCAACCTGCGCAGCCAGAAAAAACGCTTGGCGTGGCTGAACAACGAGGAAGTCCACCGCGTGGCCGAAAGCCTCGGCGTGGAGCCCCGTGAAGTACGCGAGATGGAAAGCCGCCTGACCGGCCATGACATGGCCTTCGACCCAGCCGCCGAAGCGGATGACGACAGCGCCTTCCAATCGCCGGCCAACTACCTGGAAGACAACCGCTACGACCCGGCGCGTCAACTGGAGGATGCGGACTGGAGCGACAACTCCAACCACAACCTGCACGAAGCGCTGGAAGTGCTGGACGACCGTAGCCGCGACATCCTCTACCAGCGCTGGCTGGCAGAAGACAAAGCCACGCTGCACGACCTGGCGCAGAAGTACAACGTGTCGGCCGAGCGGATTCGTCAGCTTGAGAAGAGCGCGATGAATAAGCTGAAACTGTCGATCGCTGCTTAA
- the mtgA gene encoding monofunctional biosynthetic peptidoglycan transglycosylase: protein MLRLLFSRFLKVVKWFAIGSVLLVLLLRVVPPPFTALMVERKIESWFDGEPIDLQRTWVPWDEISDELKVAVMAGEDQRFPQHWGFDFGAIQAAILHNERGGSIRGASTLSQQVSKNLFLWAGRSYLRKGLEAWFTALTEILWPKQRILEVYLNSVEWDEGVFGAEAAARHHFGVSAKALSRQQASYLAAVLPNPRVWSASHPTAYVARRAAWIRQQMSQLGGDGYLLELNNTRKAPWSD, encoded by the coding sequence ATGCTGCGTCTCCTCTTCAGTCGTTTTCTCAAAGTCGTGAAATGGTTTGCCATCGGCAGTGTCCTGCTGGTGCTGCTGTTGCGTGTCGTGCCGCCGCCGTTCACGGCATTGATGGTGGAGCGCAAGATCGAATCCTGGTTCGACGGCGAGCCCATTGACCTGCAACGCACCTGGGTGCCGTGGGATGAGATCTCCGACGAGCTGAAAGTGGCGGTGATGGCCGGTGAAGACCAGCGCTTCCCCCAGCACTGGGGCTTTGACTTCGGCGCGATCCAGGCGGCGATCCTGCACAACGAGCGCGGCGGTTCGATTCGCGGCGCCAGCACCTTGAGCCAGCAGGTGTCGAAAAACCTGTTCCTGTGGGCCGGCCGCAGTTACCTGCGCAAAGGCCTGGAGGCCTGGTTTACCGCACTGACCGAAATCCTGTGGCCCAAGCAGCGGATTCTTGAGGTGTACCTCAACAGCGTGGAATGGGATGAAGGCGTGTTTGGCGCAGAAGCGGCGGCGCGGCATCACTTTGGCGTGAGTGCCAAGGCCCTGTCCCGTCAGCAGGCCAGTTATCTGGCGGCGGTGTTGCCCAACCCAAGGGTGTGGAGTGCCAGCCATCCGACGGCGTATGTGGCCAGGCGGGCGGCGTGGATTCGTCAGCAGATGAGTCAGTTGGGCGGCGATGGCTACCTGCTCGAACTCAACAACACCCGCAAGGCCCCCTGGTCCGACTGA
- a CDS encoding DUF423 domain-containing protein: MLRGFLMLAAFFGFTGVALGAFAAHGLKNRLSAEYLAIFHTGVTYQLVHTLALFGVALLAAHLPGRLVTWAGVSFAVGILLFSGSLYVLTMTGISKLGIITPFGGLAFLLGWFLLGLAAFRLQAA; encoded by the coding sequence ATGCTGCGTGGCTTTCTGATGTTGGCGGCCTTTTTCGGCTTCACCGGTGTTGCCCTTGGCGCCTTCGCCGCCCATGGCCTGAAAAACCGCCTGAGCGCCGAATACCTGGCGATCTTCCACACCGGCGTCACCTACCAACTGGTGCACACCCTGGCCCTGTTCGGCGTGGCGCTGCTGGCGGCGCACCTGCCGGGGCGCCTGGTCACCTGGGCGGGCGTTTCATTTGCCGTCGGTATCCTGCTGTTCTCCGGCAGCCTGTATGTGCTGACCATGACCGGCATCAGCAAGCTCGGCATCATCACCCCGTTTGGCGGCCTGGCGTTCCTGCTCGGCTGGTTCCTGCTGGGCCTGGCGGCGTTCCGCTTGCAAGCCGCCTGA
- a CDS encoding thiazole synthase, which produces MSIVRSDKPFVLAGRTYQSRLLVGTGKYRDMEETRLAIEASGAEIVTFAVRRTNLGQIEGEPNLLEVLSPDRYTFLPNTAGCYDAIEAVRTCRLARELLDGHNLVKLEVLADQKTLFPNVIETLKAAETLVKEGFDVMVYTSDDPIIARQLAEIGCIAVMPLAGLIGSGLGICNPYNLQIILEEAKIPVLVDAGVGTASDATIAMELGCDAVLMNSAIAHAQQPIMMAEAMQHAIVAGRLAYLAGRMPKKLYASASSPLDGLIK; this is translated from the coding sequence ATGAGCATCGTTCGTAGCGACAAGCCCTTCGTCCTGGCCGGTCGTACCTACCAGTCCCGTCTGCTGGTCGGCACCGGCAAGTACCGCGACATGGAAGAAACCCGCCTGGCCATCGAAGCCTCGGGCGCCGAGATTGTCACCTTCGCCGTGCGCCGCACCAACCTGGGCCAGATCGAAGGCGAGCCGAACCTGCTCGAAGTGCTGTCGCCGGATCGCTACACCTTCCTGCCGAACACCGCCGGCTGCTACGACGCCATCGAAGCCGTGCGCACCTGCCGCCTGGCCCGTGAGCTGCTCGACGGCCACAACCTGGTGAAGCTGGAAGTGCTGGCCGACCAGAAAACCCTGTTCCCCAACGTGATCGAAACCCTCAAGGCCGCCGAGACCCTGGTCAAGGAAGGCTTCGACGTGATGGTCTACACCAGCGACGACCCGATCATCGCCCGCCAACTGGCCGAAATCGGCTGCATCGCCGTGATGCCGCTGGCCGGCCTGATCGGTTCCGGCCTGGGGATCTGCAACCCGTACAACCTGCAGATCATCCTGGAAGAAGCCAAGATCCCGGTGCTGGTGGATGCGGGCGTGGGCACTGCCTCCGACGCGACCATCGCCATGGAGCTGGGCTGTGACGCGGTGCTGATGAACTCGGCCATCGCCCATGCCCAGCAACCGATCATGATGGCTGAAGCCATGCAACATGCGATCGTCGCGGGCCGCCTGGCCTACCTCGCTGGCCGCATGCCGAAAAAACTCTACGCCAGCGCCTCTTCGCCGCTGGATGGTCTGATCAAGTAA